A window from Aeromonas rivipollensis encodes these proteins:
- the thiS gene encoding sulfur carrier protein ThiS, whose amino-acid sequence MNIRLNDIELTLPTGQRLTELLAVQEIAPQGVAVALNGAVLPRSRWPETRLNDGDEIHLFTAIAGG is encoded by the coding sequence ATGAATATTCGATTGAACGATATCGAGCTGACGCTGCCCACCGGACAGCGCCTGACCGAGCTGCTGGCGGTGCAGGAGATTGCTCCCCAGGGGGTGGCGGTGGCCCTCAATGGCGCCGTGCTGCCCCGCAGCCGCTGGCCAGAGACCCGCCTCAATGACGGGGACGAGATCCACCTTTTCACTGCCATCGCCGGAGGCTGA
- the thiE gene encoding thiamine phosphate synthase, translating into MSTKPIVWTIAGSDSGGGAGIQADLHTLHALGAHGCSVISAITAQNSVAVKMVDPVLMQSFCAQIDALGVDLPPAAIKIGLLPTRLHVEVLARRFDTISAPFVIYDPVAIASTGTPMAEPNMLAAVREHLLPRLSLITPNGPELEALTGIPATSPELVRAGAARLRELGARAVLVKGGHLEWSGDHCLDYYQDEQREFWLAAPRLATRHGHGTGCCYASAIAAVVALDYPVEDAITLARAYLQQGLAGAQGVGAGPGPIAHLGWPVGLDHFPRAVLAGSRLDRRFGLYEASSARLPEGPFAATEQHLGLYPVVDSVQWLARLLGEGVKTLQLRIKDLPAAAVAPAIAKAVALGRQHQARLFINDYWQLAIEAGAYGVHLGQEDMESADLAAIQAAGLRLGISTHGYFELMRARELAPSYIALGHIFPTNTKQMPSRPQGLVRLHHYRALMQDWPTVAIGGISEERIAAVQESGVGSIALVSAITGSDDWQGATARLLAVVGAGDPARSTIAVQEVAHAL; encoded by the coding sequence ATGAGCACCAAGCCCATCGTCTGGACCATAGCGGGTTCGGACTCGGGGGGCGGCGCCGGCATCCAGGCCGATCTGCATACCCTGCATGCCCTCGGCGCGCACGGCTGTTCGGTGATCTCCGCCATCACCGCCCAGAACTCGGTGGCGGTGAAGATGGTCGACCCCGTGCTGATGCAGAGCTTCTGCGCCCAGATCGACGCCCTCGGCGTCGACTTGCCCCCTGCCGCCATCAAGATCGGCCTGCTGCCGACCCGGCTGCACGTGGAGGTGCTGGCCCGGCGGTTCGATACGATAAGCGCCCCCTTCGTGATCTATGACCCCGTGGCCATCGCCAGCACAGGTACCCCCATGGCGGAACCGAACATGCTGGCGGCGGTGCGCGAGCACCTGCTGCCGCGCCTCTCCCTCATCACCCCCAACGGCCCCGAGCTGGAAGCCTTGACCGGCATTCCGGCGACCAGCCCCGAGCTGGTACGTGCAGGGGCGGCCCGGCTGCGGGAGCTCGGCGCCCGCGCCGTGCTGGTCAAGGGCGGCCATCTCGAGTGGAGCGGGGATCACTGCCTCGACTACTACCAGGATGAGCAGCGCGAATTCTGGCTCGCGGCGCCCCGTCTGGCGACCCGCCACGGTCACGGTACCGGCTGCTGTTATGCCAGCGCCATCGCCGCCGTGGTGGCGCTGGATTACCCGGTGGAAGACGCCATCACCCTGGCACGCGCCTATCTGCAGCAAGGGCTGGCGGGGGCGCAAGGGGTGGGGGCAGGCCCCGGCCCCATCGCCCATCTCGGCTGGCCGGTTGGTCTCGACCACTTCCCCCGGGCCGTGCTGGCGGGATCAAGGCTGGATCGCCGCTTCGGTCTTTATGAGGCAAGCAGCGCTCGCCTGCCGGAGGGTCCCTTTGCCGCGACCGAACAGCATCTGGGTCTCTATCCCGTGGTGGATTCGGTGCAGTGGCTGGCGCGTCTGCTCGGTGAGGGGGTCAAGACCCTGCAACTGCGGATAAAAGATCTGCCGGCGGCTGCGGTTGCGCCTGCCATCGCCAAGGCGGTGGCCCTGGGCCGCCAGCATCAGGCCCGGCTCTTTATCAACGATTACTGGCAGTTGGCCATCGAGGCTGGCGCCTATGGGGTGCATCTGGGGCAGGAGGATATGGAGAGCGCCGATCTCGCCGCCATCCAGGCCGCCGGCCTGCGCCTCGGCATCTCCACCCACGGCTACTTCGAGCTGATGCGGGCCCGGGAGCTGGCACCCTCCTATATAGCCCTGGGTCATATCTTCCCCACCAACACCAAGCAGATGCCGTCCCGTCCCCAGGGGCTGGTGCGGCTGCACCACTACCGCGCCCTGATGCAGGACTGGCCCACTGTCGCCATCGGCGGCATTAGCGAAGAACGCATAGCGGCGGTGCAGGAGAGCGGGGTAGGCAGCATCGCCCTGGTCTCCGCCATCACAGGGAGCGACGACTGGCAGGGGGCCACGGCCCGGCTGTTGGCCGTCGTGGGGGCCGGGGATCCGGCGCGCTCCACCATAGCAGTGCAGGAGGTGGCACATGCGCTCTGA
- a CDS encoding Vat family streptogramin A O-acetyltransferase, whose amino-acid sequence MHGPDPANPHPMKGFPQLCFIKNTIKGPNIEVGDYSYYDDPEDSAGFERNVLYHFPFIGDKLIIGKFCAIARGVKFIMNGANHQSSGFSTYPFFIFGNGWESAAPAPGSLPYKGDTVIGNDVWIGYEALIMPGVKVGNGAIIAARSVVTGDVPDYAIVGGNPAKLIRYRFDDDTIARLNALAWWNWPVEQISRNLKLIGGGDIAELERVCL is encoded by the coding sequence ATGCACGGACCCGACCCCGCCAATCCCCACCCCATGAAGGGCTTCCCCCAGCTGTGCTTTATCAAGAACACCATCAAGGGACCCAATATCGAGGTGGGCGACTACAGCTACTACGACGACCCGGAGGATTCCGCAGGCTTCGAGCGCAACGTCCTTTATCACTTCCCCTTCATCGGCGACAAACTCATCATTGGCAAGTTCTGCGCCATCGCCCGCGGGGTCAAGTTCATCATGAACGGCGCCAACCACCAGAGCTCCGGCTTCTCCACCTACCCCTTCTTTATCTTCGGCAATGGCTGGGAGAGCGCCGCCCCCGCGCCGGGCAGCCTGCCCTACAAAGGGGATACGGTGATTGGCAACGATGTCTGGATTGGCTACGAGGCCCTGATCATGCCGGGCGTCAAGGTCGGCAACGGCGCCATCATCGCCGCCCGCTCCGTGGTCACCGGTGACGTACCCGACTACGCCATCGTCGGCGGCAACCCCGCCAAGCTGATCCGCTACCGCTTCGACGACGACACCATAGCCCGCCTCAACGCCCTCGCCTGGTGGAACTGGCCAGTGGAGCAGATTAGTCGAAATTTAAAGCTGATTGGCGGCGGGGATATTGCGGAGTTGGAGAGGGTGTGTTTATAA
- a CDS encoding HesA/MoeB/ThiF family protein: MRSDEASLRDEEYLRYGRQLMLAEIGEEGQVRLKAKSVLIVGLGGLGSPLALYLAGAGVGTLWLADGDTLDSSNLPRQILFDGEGLRRSKAELARERLAAHNPHVELIAINQRLDGTSLPAFVAEVDLVVDCCDNLASRHAINAACVAQGKPWISAAAVGWQGQLMVRSTPEHACYACLYPADTEIRESCQSSGVTGPLVGVMGSLQALEALKLLLGRPSPVAGTLRRFDALAHEWQTLRLPADPDCPVCGSHKDDQ, from the coding sequence ATGCGCTCTGACGAGGCGTCTCTTCGTGACGAAGAGTATCTGAGATACGGCAGGCAACTGATGCTGGCGGAGATAGGGGAGGAGGGGCAGGTGCGGCTGAAAGCCAAGTCGGTACTGATCGTCGGTCTCGGCGGCCTCGGCTCGCCGCTGGCGCTCTATCTGGCCGGGGCCGGTGTCGGCACCCTGTGGCTGGCCGACGGCGACACCCTGGACTCCAGCAATCTGCCGCGCCAGATCCTGTTCGACGGGGAGGGGCTGCGCCGCTCCAAGGCCGAGCTGGCCCGGGAGCGGTTGGCGGCCCACAACCCCCATGTGGAGCTGATCGCCATCAACCAGCGCCTCGATGGGACTAGTCTGCCAGCCTTCGTGGCTGAGGTGGATCTGGTTGTCGACTGCTGCGACAACCTTGCCAGCCGCCACGCCATCAACGCCGCCTGCGTGGCCCAGGGGAAACCCTGGATCTCCGCCGCCGCCGTCGGCTGGCAGGGTCAGCTGATGGTGCGAAGCACCCCTGAGCATGCCTGCTACGCCTGCCTCTACCCGGCGGATACCGAAATCAGGGAGAGCTGCCAGAGCAGCGGCGTTACGGGCCCCCTGGTGGGGGTGATGGGTTCCCTGCAGGCGTTGGAGGCACTGAAACTGCTGCTCGGGCGCCCCAGCCCGGTGGCGGGCACCCTGCGCCGCTTCGATGCCCTGGCCCATGAGTGGCAGACGCTGCGCCTGCCTGCCGACCCCGACTGCCCGGTGTGTGGCAGCCATAAGGATGACCAATGA
- the thiC gene encoding phosphomethylpyrimidine synthase ThiC — MSTSSENSKSVPASRREQRSSAQAFIDNLKGMAHPNSRRIFIEGSRPDIRVGLREIVLADTLVGGSKEDPQFEPNDPVPVYDTSGAYGDESAEIDVRRGLPRLREAWVLERGDTEALDDLSSAFTQERLADEGLDHLRFDNLPKPLRARPGRRVTQLHYARQGIVTPEMEFIAIRENMGRERVRSELLLRQHPGQGFGARLPENITPEFVRDEVAAGRAIIPSNINHPEAEPMIIGRNFLVKINANIGNSAVTSSIEEEVEKLVWSTRWGADTVMDLSTGRYIHETREWILRNSPVPIGTVPIYQALEKTNGIAEDLTWELFRDTLLEQAEQGVDYFTIHAGVLLRYVPMTAKRLTGIVSRGGSIMAKWCLSHHKENFLYQHFREICEICAAYDVALSLGDGLRPGSVYDANDEAQFAELHTLGELTKIAWEYDVQVMIEGPGHVPMHMIERNMTEQLEHCHEAPFYTLGPLTTDIAPGYDHFTSGIGAAMIGWYGCAMLCYVTPKEHLGLPNKEDVKQGLITYKIAAHAADLAKGHPGAQIRDNAMSKARFEFRWEDQFNLALDPETARAYHDETLPQESGKVAHFCSMCGPKFCSMKITQDVRDYAAKLEAVEVKLVGMDGQQERVLAEVETGMAQMAETFKEKGGELYHQAAALKEEREEA; from the coding sequence TTTATCGACAACCTCAAGGGGATGGCCCATCCCAACTCCAGACGCATCTTCATCGAAGGTTCCCGTCCCGATATCCGGGTGGGGCTGCGGGAGATCGTCCTGGCCGACACCTTGGTCGGCGGCAGCAAGGAAGACCCCCAGTTCGAGCCCAACGATCCCGTGCCCGTCTACGACACCTCGGGGGCCTATGGGGACGAGAGTGCCGAGATAGACGTGCGCCGCGGCCTGCCGCGCCTGCGGGAAGCCTGGGTGCTGGAGCGGGGCGACACCGAAGCCCTGGATGATCTCAGCTCCGCCTTCACCCAGGAGCGCCTCGCCGACGAGGGGCTGGATCACCTGCGCTTCGATAATTTGCCCAAACCGCTGCGTGCCAGGCCGGGCCGCCGGGTGACCCAGCTGCACTATGCCCGTCAGGGGATTGTCACCCCGGAGATGGAGTTCATCGCCATTCGCGAGAACATGGGCCGCGAGCGGGTGCGCTCCGAGCTGCTGCTGCGCCAGCATCCGGGTCAGGGTTTCGGTGCCCGCCTGCCGGAAAACATCACCCCCGAATTCGTGCGCGATGAGGTGGCCGCCGGCCGCGCCATCATCCCCAGCAACATCAACCACCCGGAAGCGGAGCCCATGATCATCGGCCGCAACTTCCTGGTGAAGATCAACGCCAACATAGGCAACTCGGCGGTCACCTCCAGCATCGAGGAGGAGGTGGAGAAGCTGGTCTGGTCCACCCGCTGGGGCGCCGACACCGTCATGGATCTCTCCACCGGTCGCTACATCCACGAGACCCGCGAGTGGATCTTGCGCAACAGCCCTGTGCCCATCGGTACAGTGCCCATCTATCAGGCGCTGGAGAAGACCAACGGCATCGCCGAGGATCTCACCTGGGAGCTGTTTCGCGACACCCTGCTGGAGCAGGCCGAGCAGGGGGTGGATTACTTCACCATCCACGCCGGCGTGCTGCTGCGCTACGTGCCCATGACTGCCAAGCGCCTCACCGGCATCGTCTCCCGCGGTGGCAGTATCATGGCCAAGTGGTGCCTGTCCCACCACAAGGAGAACTTCCTCTACCAGCATTTCCGCGAGATCTGCGAGATCTGTGCCGCCTATGACGTGGCCCTCTCCCTGGGCGACGGCCTGCGCCCCGGCTCCGTCTATGACGCCAACGACGAGGCCCAGTTCGCCGAGCTGCATACCCTGGGGGAGCTCACCAAGATTGCCTGGGAGTACGACGTCCAGGTGATGATCGAGGGGCCGGGTCATGTGCCCATGCACATGATAGAGCGCAACATGACCGAGCAGCTCGAGCACTGCCACGAGGCGCCCTTCTACACCCTGGGGCCGCTCACCACCGACATAGCCCCCGGCTACGATCACTTCACCTCCGGTATAGGTGCCGCCATGATCGGCTGGTACGGCTGCGCCATGCTCTGCTACGTCACCCCCAAGGAACACCTGGGGCTGCCGAACAAGGAGGACGTGAAACAGGGCCTCATCACCTACAAGATCGCCGCCCACGCCGCCGATCTGGCCAAGGGTCATCCTGGTGCCCAGATCCGCGACAACGCCATGTCCAAGGCGCGCTTCGAGTTCCGCTGGGAGGATCAGTTCAACCTGGCGCTGGATCCCGAAACCGCCCGTGCCTATCACGACGAGACCCTGCCTCAGGAGTCCGGCAAGGTGGCCCACTTCTGCTCCATGTGCGGCCCCAAGTTCTGCTCCATGAAGATCACCCAGGACGTGCGTGACTACGCCGCCAAACTCGAAGCGGTCGAGGTGAAACTGGTGGGCATGGATGGCCAGCAGGAGCGAGTCTTGGCTGAAGTTGAAACTGGCATGGCCCAGATGGCGGAAACCTTCAAGGAGAAGGGGGGCGAGCTCTACCATCAGGCGGCGGCCCTCAAAGAGGAGCGGGAAGAAGCATGA
- a CDS encoding ParA family protein yields MEAYAIWNNKGGTGKSTVTFHVASRFAELHPERKVLVIDLCPQANSSMLILGGGVGGENEVLTLCSMATPKSVVGYISDAILSRTVPDIKNFYIQVSTKNVMMPDNLYLLSGDGNLELMAPAITEEAGRTPIPGLGDPWKWVHEIFQRLVSSLDQDEWTVFFDTNPSFSIYTELAICGASRLLVPMNADDSSRVAVKALFALIYGTVQPHPFFGNYTFAAKASQRKIPLPKVHLAIGNRFTQFKGAAAAFAAFSEATADQLYNEYIADPTRFSPHAIAATSKADFLSKYVAELRDFNTAGVVAAHHGTPLSRMRQDYYSVHSDPDVKVNKAQINLGLSAIDKVVNNITP; encoded by the coding sequence ATGGAAGCGTACGCCATCTGGAATAATAAAGGTGGGACAGGTAAAAGCACAGTCACATTCCATGTCGCATCAAGATTTGCGGAGTTACACCCTGAAAGGAAAGTATTAGTAATTGATCTGTGCCCACAAGCCAATAGCTCAATGTTAATTCTCGGCGGGGGTGTCGGGGGTGAAAATGAAGTTCTCACATTGTGTTCAATGGCAACACCCAAGAGTGTCGTAGGATATATAAGCGATGCAATTTTAAGCAGGACGGTCCCTGATATAAAAAACTTCTACATTCAGGTATCAACAAAAAATGTAATGATGCCTGATAATCTTTATCTTCTGAGTGGAGATGGAAATCTAGAGCTCATGGCACCAGCAATAACAGAGGAGGCTGGTCGTACACCAATCCCCGGCCTGGGGGATCCTTGGAAATGGGTTCATGAGATATTCCAAAGATTAGTATCTAGTCTTGATCAGGATGAGTGGACTGTATTTTTCGACACGAATCCTTCATTCTCTATCTATACGGAGCTCGCAATTTGTGGGGCATCAAGGTTACTTGTCCCAATGAATGCCGATGATTCGTCAAGAGTCGCAGTAAAAGCACTCTTTGCATTGATATATGGAACAGTACAACCACATCCATTCTTTGGGAATTATACATTTGCTGCGAAAGCGAGCCAAAGAAAAATTCCTCTCCCTAAAGTTCACCTAGCTATTGGAAATAGATTCACTCAATTTAAAGGTGCTGCCGCAGCTTTCGCTGCATTTTCTGAAGCAACTGCAGATCAACTGTACAATGAATATATTGCAGACCCAACAAGATTCTCTCCACATGCTATTGCGGCAACATCCAAAGCAGACTTTTTATCAAAATATGTTGCTGAATTACGCGACTTTAATACAGCTGGTGTAGTGGCTGCTCATCATGGCACACCATTATCTAGAATGAGGCAAGACTACTATTCTGTTCACAGCGACCCTGATGTAAAAGTGAACAAAGCTCAGATCAATCTAGGCTTGAGCGCTATAGACAAGGTAGTAAATAACATAACTCCATAA
- a CDS encoding thiazole synthase has protein sequence MLTIANHTFSSRLFTGTGKFAHPELMAAAIAASGSQLVTMAIKRLEPGKRHDDILTSLLALGVKLLPNTSGAKTAAEAVFAAHLAREALGTNWLKLEIHPDPKYLLPDPIETLKAAEQLVKEGFVVLPYCGADPVLCKRLEEVGCAAVMPLGAPIGSNQGLVTREFLSIIVEQARVPVVVDAGIGAPSHAAAAFELGADAVLVNTAIAVSGDPVAMGRAFALACEAGRSAYMAGLGARGSQAQASSPLTDFLGAL, from the coding sequence ATGCTGACCATTGCCAATCACACCTTTTCATCGCGCCTCTTTACCGGCACCGGCAAGTTTGCCCACCCCGAGCTGATGGCGGCCGCCATAGCGGCGAGCGGCTCCCAGCTCGTCACCATGGCCATCAAGCGCCTCGAGCCCGGCAAGCGCCACGACGACATCCTCACTTCGCTGCTGGCCCTCGGGGTCAAGCTGCTGCCCAACACCTCGGGGGCCAAGACGGCCGCCGAGGCGGTGTTTGCCGCCCACCTGGCCCGGGAGGCGCTGGGGACGAACTGGCTCAAGCTCGAGATCCACCCCGATCCCAAGTACCTGCTGCCAGATCCCATAGAGACCCTCAAGGCCGCCGAACAGCTGGTGAAGGAGGGCTTCGTGGTGCTGCCCTACTGCGGCGCCGATCCCGTGCTCTGCAAGCGGCTCGAAGAGGTGGGCTGCGCCGCCGTCATGCCGCTCGGCGCCCCCATTGGCTCCAATCAGGGGCTGGTGACCCGGGAATTCCTCTCCATCATCGTCGAACAGGCCAGGGTGCCTGTGGTGGTGGACGCAGGGATCGGGGCGCCGAGCCACGCGGCAGCGGCCTTCGAGCTCGGCGCCGACGCCGTGCTGGTGAACACGGCGATTGCCGTGAGCGGCGATCCTGTCGCCATGGGCCGCGCCTTTGCGCTCGCCTGCGAGGCCGGTCGCAGCGCCTATATGGCGGGCCTCGGGGCGCGCGGCAGCCAGGCCCAGGCTTCCAGTCCCCTGACCGATTTCCTGGGGGCGTTATGA
- the thiH gene encoding 2-iminoacetate synthase ThiH — MGSVPQAQPSVCLPLPLGEGLGVRGEADSALEWGEPCAPPPPKGEAGRGLDFADRWRELEWDHVGMSIRAKTARDVERALANPRRTLQDFMALISPAAEPFLPRMAELAERLTRQRFGNTVGFYVPLYLSNLCANDCTYCGFSMSNRLKRKTLSSEEIERECLALKARGFDSVLLVTGEHETKVGMAYFREMMPIIRRHFSTVGMEVQPLSEAEYAELKTLGLDAVMVYQETYHAPAYARHHLRGNKQDIEWRLATPDRLGRAGIDKIGLGALIGLSPDWRADSYFVAEHLSWLERHHWQSRYSLSFPRLRPCTGGLEPEVTMSDRQLVQLICAWRLFSPTLDLSLSTRESPAFRNGALRLGITQMSAESRTQPGGYAEGDKEELEQFAIHDDRSLGEVAAAVRQAGLQPVFKDWEPFLGR; from the coding sequence ATGGGTTCTGTACCACAAGCTCAGCCAAGTGTTTGCCTCCCTCTCCCTTTGGGAGAGGGGCTGGGGGTGAGGGGCGAGGCTGACTCGGCTCTTGAATGGGGCGAGCCCTGCGCTCCTCCCCCTCCCAAGGGGGAGGCCGGGAGGGGGTTGGATTTTGCCGACCGCTGGCGCGAGCTGGAGTGGGACCATGTGGGCATGAGTATCCGCGCCAAGACGGCCCGGGACGTGGAGCGGGCGCTGGCCAATCCACGGCGCACCCTGCAGGACTTTATGGCGCTGATCTCCCCGGCCGCCGAGCCCTTCCTGCCCCGGATGGCGGAGCTGGCGGAGCGCCTCACCCGCCAGCGTTTCGGCAATACGGTGGGTTTCTACGTGCCCCTCTATCTGTCTAACCTGTGCGCCAACGACTGCACCTACTGCGGCTTCTCCATGAGCAATCGCTTGAAGCGCAAGACCCTGAGCAGCGAAGAGATTGAGCGCGAGTGCCTGGCCCTCAAGGCGCGCGGCTTCGACAGCGTGCTGCTGGTGACCGGCGAGCACGAGACAAAGGTGGGCATGGCCTATTTTCGCGAGATGATGCCCATCATTCGCCGCCACTTCAGCACGGTCGGGATGGAGGTACAGCCGTTGTCCGAGGCCGAATACGCCGAGCTGAAAACCCTGGGCCTCGATGCGGTCATGGTCTATCAGGAGACCTATCACGCCCCCGCCTACGCCCGCCATCACCTGCGCGGCAACAAGCAGGACATCGAGTGGCGCCTCGCCACTCCGGACCGGCTGGGGCGCGCCGGTATCGACAAGATTGGCCTCGGCGCACTGATCGGTCTGTCACCGGACTGGCGTGCCGACAGCTATTTTGTCGCCGAACACCTGAGCTGGCTTGAGCGTCACCACTGGCAGAGCCGCTATTCCCTCTCCTTCCCGCGCCTGCGCCCCTGCACCGGGGGGCTGGAGCCCGAGGTGACCATGTCGGACCGCCAGCTGGTGCAGCTTATCTGTGCCTGGCGCCTCTTCTCGCCGACCCTGGATCTGTCCCTCTCGACCCGGGAATCCCCTGCGTTTCGCAACGGCGCCCTGCGCCTTGGCATCACCCAGATGTCGGCGGAATCGCGCACCCAGCCCGGCGGCTATGCAGAAGGGGATAAAGAGGAGCTGGAGCAGTTTGCCATCCACGACGACAGGTCCCTCGGTGAGGTAGCAGCTGCCGTGCGGCAGGCGGGGTTACAGCCGGTGTTTAAGGACTGGGAACCCTTCCTGGGCCGATAG